ATACTGGGTTTTTCGGTTGCAACTTCGTCTATTCCGGTATAGTCATACCCGAAGCGATTCACTCTCATAGCGTAAATATCGGAGTATGCTGATGGTGGAAGTGAATATGTATATCCAAATCCACAGCAACCCCCATCGGGAGTTAGAACACAATTTAAGAAGACTTCGCTTTGTGAACCGAAATTTGCTGTAACAGTCCACATTTCATTAAGATAAGCATCTGTTCGGACAAGCCATCCCCATCCTTGGCCGCTTCCGGCGAAATAAAAACCGTTATCGGCGTCATTAATAACCATATTGAAATTTGCAAGTCTAATGGAAGGATCGAATGGATCGAGTCCGATATATTTTGTCCAAAGAGTATCGCCATTTTCGTCGAGGCGGATACCGAGCGTCCATGCAGGCCATTTATTATAGCAAGTCATCAAGAATCCATCATCAACACATGATGTAATTCCTCTTGGATAGTGATCTGCGCACCCTAAGTCATATATTTTCTCCCACTCGATATTGCATAGCGAATCTACTTTTATAAGCACTATCCGCGATATTCTGTGAGTAACTGTAGAATCATATGGAGCATAATAATAACTCGTATCGCGCATATCTGTAGCACCAACAACTATACATCCCCCATCAGAAGTGACATCGCCCCAACGCACGTCTGTGTGACCCTGACGAGATGTATCGGCCCAATAAGTCTCCTCGACAACTTCACCAAGTGAGTCAATGCGCATAATCCATATATTTTCATAATCTTCAGAAGGCATATCCGGTCCGAAACTTGCACATGGGCCAGTCATGAAAAAATCTCCTGTGCCCGGGATGCCCTTAATCCACCATGCTCGGTCGAAACGGTTACCGCCATATCCGTGTGTCCAGAGGGTGTCGCCATTTTTATCCACACGAACAACAAGTATGTCGTCGTAATATGTTGTGTAACCATAGGGCACATCAACCCACTTAGGAGATTGCGTTTTGCCACACAGAATAGCGCCTGAGTCGGGAGTCCCATAGACACACCAAGCAGCATCATAATATCCCTCGCCAAGTTGACCGTAATGGAGAACCCACTCCTCGGTTCCCATACCATCGAGCTTAACCAGAAACATTTCATAGTCATACCAATTGTCGGCGAAACCACCTAATGCCCATGCATTCGATCGCCCTGTGAGAAAAAAGCCGCCATCAGCACACATTGAAATAGCTCGACCTTCATCTAGACCTCCACCGAGATTATTAGCATATTCCCATGCAAATGCTATTGAAGAAAGTATAATCAGTAATACTATATATTTGGGAACAAACCTAAATTTTAACATGTCGAACCCTTTCTTTGAGTTTAAATTCAATATATATAAATTTATGATTAATTATGTATAATTGCTACTCTTGTGTTTAAATTTATATTCATAATAAATTTATTTAGATATACCGAACTCCCCCATCAGCCATCAATATTATTGGATTAGCCGCCACTTAAATCTGCCTACGCGGAAATCTTTGCTTGAATTTCATACCGCCCCCGCGCTGTCACGATTTTTGCGGTTCCTTCGGATGCAAAAATCTCTTCCCATCCACACTCCCCTTCCCGTGCCAGCGCTAGGCACCACACCTGGGTGAAATCGAGGCCGGCGCGAGGGTCCCGGAAGTTGGGCTCCGGGGAGTCCGTGCGCACGAAAATTGCATTATAAAGAAAATTGGGCACTCGCACGGAGCGTGACGGCCGGAAAGGCGGGAAGTATATATATTTTCAGGATAGATTATATGTAAAACCCTACGATTTTTTGCCTTTTATTACCCTAGGTTTCAATTATAGAGATAAGTCCTAATCGCTTTTATCTCCCGAGATTGAAGGGCATTTATTAATAGTCAAAAAAAATGAGTAACAAAAAAGGCGGTAAACCGCCTTTAATCGATCTAAATTCTATTTAATTGAATTATGCTATAATCCTTGTGCCAGCGTCGTTTTCCAGAGCTTCTTTCACCTTATCGATACTTGTGATAATAACTTCCTTGCCACCATTTTCGATAAAATATATTGCGCTTTGGATCTTAGGCCCCATACTCCCTTTCGGGAATTCGCCACTAGCAAGTAGATTTTTGGCTGCACCGACGCTCATCACATCCCAGTCCTTCTGATAAAGCGTATTGAACTCGGTCGATACTTTCTCGACGCTGGTTAAAATAACCAAGACCTCAGCACCAATTTCAAGCGCTAAAAGCGCGCTAGCGCGATCCTTATCGATAACGGCATCTACACCGTGGAATTTGCCTGATTCATCTTTATATATTGGAATACCGCCTCCACCAACACAAACCACTATAACACCCGAGTCGAGCAAAGATGAGATAGTATCAACCTCGATTATCCGCTTAGGCCAGGGCGAAGCTACAACTCTTCGCCAACCTCTACCAGAGTCTTCCTTGACAATCCACCCCATGGATCTAGCTAGAGATTTAGCCTCATCTTCGCTATAAAACATACCTACATATTTAGTGGGTTCGCCGAATGCTTTATCCTCTCTATCAACTTCAACTTGAGTTACAATAACCGCCACATTTCTATCGACATCCAATTCATTGAAAAGGTTGTTAAGGGTGTTGACAATTACAAATCCTATCTCGCCTTGCGTAGAACCACCACACATAAAAAGCGGAAGAGAAATTACTTTTTCGCGGGATAACTCAACACGTAAAAGCGCATTTCCTACTTGAGGTCCGTTGCCATGAGTGATTGCAAGACGATAACCGGATTTTGCCAAATCGACTATCGGAATGAGACTTGTTCGAGCGCGGAAGAATTGTTCGGCAATTGTCTCCCCCGAGCCTTTCGATATAGCGTTCCCTCCGAGAGCAATTACAATGGGTTTTAATAAATCGATATCCATGGTTATTAATTCAACATATTGAGAAAAAAACCATGCCCCGTGTAACTGCCACGGGGCATATTATATTGTTCAACTCTAAAGGTCGAAAGTCTTATAAATTACGTCTTCCAAATTGGGTCTTCCAATAATCTGAAGGTCGTAATTAACACGAACACTCGGTTTGTCGATTTTGACTATTCTTCTGAGGTCGATTGGTGTTCCAATAATAACTACTTCGGCATCGGAAGCCGCAATAGTGGCCTCGAGATCCTTCACCTGTTTAGGGCTATAACCCATAGCCGGAAGAAGTTCGCCTACTTCCGGATATTTTTTGAAAGTCTCGGCGATAGTTCCAACGGCGAATGGTCTCGGATCGATAATTTCAGCAGCACCACAGCGCATAGCCGCCATAACACCAGCGCCATATTTCATTCCGCCGTGCGTAAGTGTGGGTCCATCTTCAACTACGAGAACGCGTTTACCCTCGATCATCTCGGGATCATCGACAGTAATCGGGCTTGCTGCCTCGACTGTCAACGCGTTAGGATTAACCTGCATAGCGTTTTCTCTTACTTCGAGAATCCCCTCTAAATCAGCTGTATCGACCTTGTTTAATATTATCATATCGGCAAGTCGGAAATTAATCTCACTTGGATAATAACCTAGCTCATCACCCGGACGATGCGGATCAGCAACCGTAATCCAAAGATCAGGCTTGTAGAACGGAATATCGTTATTCCCGCCATCCCATATAATGAAATCGGCTTCTTTTTCAGCGTGTTTTAATATTTCCCCGTAATCGACGCCTGCATATAAGATATTTCCACGGTTGATATGTGGTTCGTATTCTTCCATCTCTTCGATTGTGCATTCGTGCTTTTTAAGGTCTTCTATTGTCTCAAACCTTTGCCATATCTGTTTAGAAAGATCACCATAAGGCATTGGGTGACGAATGACGACCACTTTTTTACCTTTTTCGGTAAGAATCTCGGCAACACGCCTTGTTGTTTGTGATTTGCCACAACCGGTTCTAGTAGCACAGACAGCAATAATCGGAACCTTGGATTCGATCATAGTCGGAACAGGGCCCATAAGAACAAAGTTCTTGGCGCCACAGGACATAGCCCAAGATCCTGCACCTACAACATATTCGTAGGGCACATCGGAATAGGAAAATACCACATCGTCAACTTCATGCTTGTCGATGAGATCAGGGAGATCATCTTCCGGGAAAATTGGTATGCCTTCAGGATAAAGCTTACCAGCAAGAACAGGAGGATATAACCTTCCCTCGATATCTGGGATCTGTGTTGCTGTAAAAGCAACAACTTCATAATCCTCATTGTCGCGATAAAAGGTATTAAAATTATGGAAATCTCTCCCAGCAGCGCCCATAATTATAACTCTTCGTCTTGCCATCTTAACTCCTTAACTAAATGATTTATAATAAATTACACCAATCGCTCGAATTCCAGATAAACTCGAACGATCCAGTATAATAGGCACAAATGGAAAAAATACAAGTCGGTTCAATTTTAATAAATAGAACCGGAAATCCTGCTAAAAACTTATTTCTTTTTTGTGCCGTATTTCGAGCGACTACGCTTGCGGTCGCTGACGCCAGTGGCGTCCAAAGCTCCTCGAATCACATGGTAACGAACACCCGGGAGGTCCTTTACTTTACCACCACGAATCAGAACTATACTGTGTTCCTGAAGGTTGTGGCCTTCACCGGGAATATAAGCCGTAACTTCGATGCCGTTAGTAAGACGGACACGAGCTATTTTCCTGAGAGCAGAATTTGGCTTCTTAGGCGTCATTGTATAAACTCTGATACAAACGCCTCTTCTCTGAGGACAGTTTTTAAGGGCTGGCGACTTCGTTTTCTTTGAGGTTTGAGTTCGCCCTTTTCTGACCAGTTGGTTAATTGTGGGCACTTGTTTCTCCTTCGTTATTTTTCATTTTAAAATTCCTATTAAAATCCGAAGATATCTTCCGTTTGTGCTTCGATAAACAAATCGTGCATAGAATCTTCCTCCGACTTTTCCTCTCCGAGAAATATAGGCGATATTCGCAGATAATCGCGAAATCCTGTCCCCGCAGGGATAAGACGCCCAATAATAACATTTTCCTTTAGACCGCGAAGCTCGTCGCGTTTCCCGCTAACAGTGGCTTCCGTGAGAACTCGAGTTGTTTGCTGGAAACTAGCCGCGCTGACAAAACTATCGGTTGTTAGACTTGCGCGTGTGATTCCGAGAAGAAGCGGCTCAAAATTGGCCGGAATTCCACCTTGAGCAATTATCCTACGGTTTTCTTCACGGAATTCGACTCTATCCACTTGCTCGTCCTCTAAGAAACGAGTATCTCCGGGCGAATCTACTCGAACTTTCTTGAGCATCTGGCGAACAATAACCTCAATATGTTTATCGTTCGTTGAAACACCTTGAAGCCTATAGACTTCCTGTATCTCATTCAAAAGATACTCTTGAACCGCACGATCTCCAAGAACTCGTAAAATATCGTGTGGAATTACAGGACCATCGCAAAGTTTCTGACCAGCGTGAACTTTATCATTTTCCTGAACAAGAATATGACGGCCTCTCGGGATATTATATTCATAAACCTCTCTACCAACATGCGGCGCTGTTTCCAGAAAAGCCTTGCCATCTGGATTAAGACGAATATAACGAGAGTTCGTTATCTCAAAAAGCAATGAACCATCAGGCTCGATATGAGGTTCTGCCTCTGTTTTCTGATATTTACTGCGCTTTTTTCGCTCGATCTTGACTTCGCCGTCTTCGAGTGAAATCTTGAAACGCCTTCCAATTTTTATTGGTTCTTCCTCGGTAAGCTCTTCGAGGACTTCGCCACGGAGATGCTCCAGACTATCGACACCGATGATCTCTATCTTGGTTCCGGTCTTACGAGTATCTTCTTGGGTAAAACGAACGATACCATCGATCTCGGAAATAATGGCAGGTTCCTTTGGTTTACGCGCCTCAAAGAGTTCCGCAACTCTCGGAAGACCACCAGTAATATCTCTCGATTTTGTGAAAGACCTCATGAGTTTGGCTACGGACATACCTGCCTCGACATAATCGCCTTCCTCCACAAGAATATGAGCATCGGTAGGCATTGAATACGTAGCGAGAACTTTGCCTTTTTTATCTTTCACAAAAAGGCGGGGATGGTATGCTTTATCACGAAAATCGATAACTACAAGCTGCTTCGTCATAGTAGCATCATCGACCATCTGTTTGGCGGTTCTATCTTCGACAATATCGATAAATTCAATAGTCCCGCTAACATGAGTAAGGATCGGATTAATATAAGGCTCCCATTCATACAGCACTGTCCCAGCATCGATATGTGTTCCGTGTTCGACAAAGAGATTAGCACCATAAGGTACCTTAAAAACATGTTCTCTTTCGCTGTCATCGATGATATAGATCTCACCTGTGCGATTGAGAACTATACCCCTGGATTCTTCGGTGAGACCTTCGATATATCTAATATTTCTAAACTCGACACGGCCGGCAAAACGATTTGGCACTCTTGATTGTTCGGTGATACGACTTGCTGTACCTCCAATATGGAAGGTTCTTAGCGTAAGCTGGGTTCCCGGTTCACCAATAGACTCTCCGGCTATAATGCCAACAGCCTCCCCAACCTGAACGCTTTTATTCGTCGCGAGGTCTCGACCGTAGCATTTAGCACAAACACCGCGGTGGGACTCGCAAGTCAATACCGAGCGAATGTCGATACTCTCGACACCACGATCTTCGATTTCGAGGGCTTTCTCATCCGATATTTCCTCTCCAGTCTTCACGATAATCTCATCGGTGACTGGATCATAAACGTTTTCAACAGCCACACGACCTGCAATACGGTCGTGAAGCGGAATAACTATATCTTCACCCTCCTTAAGGGCTGTTCTCTCGACACCACGGATTGTTCCGCAGTTTTCTTCAGTGATAAAAACATCCTGAGCAACATCGACCATTCTACGCGTTAGATATCCAGCTTCAGCCGTTTTAAGGGCTGTATCGGCGAGACCCTTGCGCTGTCCATGTGTAGAAATGAAATATTCTAGAACGCTCAATCCTTCCTTGAAATTCGATAGAATCGGCGTCTCGATAATCTCTTGTCCGGTAAGTCTTTTTTGAGGTTTGGACATAAGACCACGCATTCCAGCAAGCTGCCGAACCTGATCCGTTGAACCTCTCGCCCTAGAGTCAACCATCATCGACAAAGCATTGAAACCATAATCTGTTTTCAGAAGAGTGCTGAAAAGCGCTTCGGTAACCTCTTCTTGCATTCTGTTCCATATGTCAATGACCTTGTTATACCTTTCGCCTTCGGTCATAAGACCTTTCATTCTTGCAGCATTGATCTTTTCAACCTCTTTTTGAGCCTTTTCGATTAGCTTGGGCTTTTCTTTAGGCACGACCAGATCGTCAATTCCTATAGAAATAGCGCCGTAAGTTGCATACTCGAAACCGAAAGTTTTAAGCTCATCTAGAAACTTTGCCGTTCCTCTTTTTCCTTTTATCTTGAAACAGATAGCTACAAGGTCGCGAAGTGTTTTCTTTTTCATAACTTCATTCGCGTAAGGAAGACCTACCGGTGCAGCGTTATTGAATAAGGCTCTGCCAACTGTTGTCCAGATCAGAGGGCCAGGAATCTCGATATGCGCAAGAACAGTATCGCCTGAAGTAGATGTAAGTCTAGCTCGTAGAATCCCTCTTTCCTCATCGAATTCGTCGTAACAGAGCGTTCCAGCGCGACCAGCAGTGATCTCGATCGGAGGTACTTTCGAAGGAACCTTCGGGTCTTGCGAAAGTTTCGGGATACTGGCGATTAAATCGCCTCCCTTAACCTGATCACCGTTTCTAAATCTAAGATGCTCTTCCTGCGGAGGTATCCTCAAACCAACTCGAGCATGAAGGCCAACCTTCTCGTGATCGTAGGCAGTTTTTACCTCGTCGCCGGAATAGAAGAACATCCCTTCTCCCTTTTCGCCAGGACGATATTTAGTAAGGTAATAACACCCAAGAACCATATCTTGCGATGGAGTAGCCACCGGTTCACCCTGCGAAGGTTGTAATATATTATTGGGCGCAAGCATAAGCATGTGGGCTTCCATCTGTGCCTCAAAAGAAAGCGGGACATGAACCGGCATCTGGTCGCCATCGAAGTCGGCGTTGAATGCTGCACAGACAAGCGGATGAATCTGGATTGCTTTTCCCTCGATAAGTTTTGGATAAAAGGCTTGAATTCCAAGCCTGTGTAGAGTCGGGGCACGATTTAAAAGCACGGGATGATCTTTAATGATTTCCTCGAGTAAATCCCATATTTCGGGCTTCTCTCTTTCAACAAACTTTTTAGCGCTTTTAACTGTCTGA
This window of the bacterium genome carries:
- a CDS encoding GTPase; this encodes MARRRVIIMGAAGRDFHNFNTFYRDNEDYEVVAFTATQIPDIEGRLYPPVLAGKLYPEGIPIFPEDDLPDLIDKHEVDDVVFSYSDVPYEYVVGAGSWAMSCGAKNFVLMGPVPTMIESKVPIIAVCATRTGCGKSQTTRRVAEILTEKGKKVVVIRHPMPYGDLSKQIWQRFETIEDLKKHECTIEEMEEYEPHINRGNILYAGVDYGEILKHAEKEADFIIWDGGNNDIPFYKPDLWITVADPHRPGDELGYYPSEINFRLADMIILNKVDTADLEGILEVRENAMQVNPNALTVEAASPITVDDPEMIEGKRVLVVEDGPTLTHGGMKYGAGVMAAMRCGAAEIIDPRPFAVGTIAETFKKYPEVGELLPAMGYSPKQVKDLEATIAASDAEVVIIGTPIDLRRIVKIDKPSVRVNYDLQIIGRPNLEDVIYKTFDL
- a CDS encoding DNA-directed RNA polymerase subunit beta', with amino-acid sequence MSKITNVMDKAGMDFSAIKLMLAGPEVIRSWSFGEVTKPETINYRTFKPEKGGLFCERIFGPVKDWECSCGKYKGIRYKGVVCDRCNVEITRARVRRERMGHIELAVPVTHIWYVRSHPSRVGRLLNLSITALEQIIYFESYVVLDAGDSEKTGLSKGQVISEEEYDELKSNSVEFRAGMGAEAIYELLSTLDINELVKELRANIKTETSAQRRKTLLKRLEVSESFRHSGNRSEWMVMKVVPIIPPDLRPLVPLDGGRFATSDLNDLYRRLINRNNRLKKLLDIQAPEVILRNEKRMLQEAVDALMDNGRLGSAVRGKSRRALKSLSDLLKGKQGRFRQNLLGKRVDYSGRSVIVVGPELKLHECGLPKSMALELFKPFILRKLEEKGFTQTVKSAKKFVEREKPEIWDLLEEIIKDHPVLLNRAPTLHRLGIQAFYPKLIEGKAIQIHPLVCAAFNADFDGDQMPVHVPLSFEAQMEAHMLMLAPNNILQPSQGEPVATPSQDMVLGCYYLTKYRPGEKGEGMFFYSGDEVKTAYDHEKVGLHARVGLRIPPQEEHLRFRNGDQVKGGDLIASIPKLSQDPKVPSKVPPIEITAGRAGTLCYDEFDEERGILRARLTSTSGDTVLAHIEIPGPLIWTTVGRALFNNAAPVGLPYANEVMKKKTLRDLVAICFKIKGKRGTAKFLDELKTFGFEYATYGAISIGIDDLVVPKEKPKLIEKAQKEVEKINAARMKGLMTEGERYNKVIDIWNRMQEEVTEALFSTLLKTDYGFNALSMMVDSRARGSTDQVRQLAGMRGLMSKPQKRLTGQEIIETPILSNFKEGLSVLEYFISTHGQRKGLADTALKTAEAGYLTRRMVDVAQDVFITEENCGTIRGVERTALKEGEDIVIPLHDRIAGRVAVENVYDPVTDEIIVKTGEEISDEKALEIEDRGVESIDIRSVLTCESHRGVCAKCYGRDLATNKSVQVGEAVGIIAGESIGEPGTQLTLRTFHIGGTASRITEQSRVPNRFAGRVEFRNIRYIEGLTEESRGIVLNRTGEIYIIDDSEREHVFKVPYGANLFVEHGTHIDAGTVLYEWEPYINPILTHVSGTIEFIDIVEDRTAKQMVDDATMTKQLVVIDFRDKAYHPRLFVKDKKGKVLATYSMPTDAHILVEEGDYVEAGMSVAKLMRSFTKSRDITGGLPRVAELFEARKPKEPAIISEIDGIVRFTQEDTRKTGTKIEIIGVDSLEHLRGEVLEELTEEEPIKIGRRFKISLEDGEVKIERKKRSKYQKTEAEPHIEPDGSLLFEITNSRYIRLNPDGKAFLETAPHVGREVYEYNIPRGRHILVQENDKVHAGQKLCDGPVIPHDILRVLGDRAVQEYLLNEIQEVYRLQGVSTNDKHIEVIVRQMLKKVRVDSPGDTRFLEDEQVDRVEFREENRRIIAQGGIPANFEPLLLGITRASLTTDSFVSAASFQQTTRVLTEATVSGKRDELRGLKENVIIGRLIPAGTGFRDYLRISPIFLGEEKSEEDSMHDLFIEAQTEDIFGF
- a CDS encoding carbamate kinase produces the protein MDIDLLKPIVIALGGNAISKGSGETIAEQFFRARTSLIPIVDLAKSGYRLAITHGNGPQVGNALLRVELSREKVISLPLFMCGGSTQGEIGFVIVNTLNNLFNELDVDRNVAVIVTQVEVDREDKAFGEPTKYVGMFYSEDEAKSLARSMGWIVKEDSGRGWRRVVASPWPKRIIEVDTISSLLDSGVIVVCVGGGGIPIYKDESGKFHGVDAVIDKDRASALLALEIGAEVLVILTSVEKVSTEFNTLYQKDWDVMSVGAAKNLLASGEFPKGSMGPKIQSAIYFIENGGKEVIITSIDKVKEALENDAGTRIIA
- the rpsL gene encoding 30S ribosomal protein S12, which encodes MPTINQLVRKGRTQTSKKTKSPALKNCPQRRGVCIRVYTMTPKKPNSALRKIARVRLTNGIEVTAYIPGEGHNLQEHSIVLIRGGKVKDLPGVRYHVIRGALDATGVSDRKRSRSKYGTKKK
- a CDS encoding T9SS type A sorting domain-containing protein, producing the protein MLKFRFVPKYIVLLIILSSIAFAWEYANNLGGGLDEGRAISMCADGGFFLTGRSNAWALGGFADNWYDYEMFLVKLDGMGTEEWVLHYGQLGEGYYDAAWCVYGTPDSGAILCGKTQSPKWVDVPYGYTTYYDDILVVRVDKNGDTLWTHGYGGNRFDRAWWIKGIPGTGDFFMTGPCASFGPDMPSEDYENIWIMRIDSLGEVVEETYWADTSRQGHTDVRWGDVTSDGGCIVVGATDMRDTSYYYAPYDSTVTHRISRIVLIKVDSLCNIEWEKIYDLGCADHYPRGITSCVDDGFLMTCYNKWPAWTLGIRLDENGDTLWTKYIGLDPFDPSIRLANFNMVINDADNGFYFAGSGQGWGWLVRTDAYLNEMWTVTANFGSQSEVFLNCVLTPDGGCCGFGYTYSLPPSAYSDIYAMRVNRFGYDYTGIDEVATEKPSIIGLKTSPNPFNSSVSIEVTGAEDMSNQAPKVEIFNISGRLMDQLTQYGPQKINSKSGHEEDSENIPYKFTWEPKNNIPSGTYLLRAKIGNIIATK